The genomic stretch aaaatacctaggaacaaatttaaccaaagaagtgaaagatctgtactcagaaaactgtaagacactgaagaaattaaagaagataaaaatagatgGACACACATACCATGCTTGTGGATAGGAAGAAtaaatatcgttaaaatgtccatactgtctaaggcaatatacagattcagcCTAATTCCTATCAAGCTACCAggggaatttttcacagaaatagaacatataatcctaaaatttatatggaaccataaaagaccccgtatagcctcggcaatcttgagaaataagaacaaagtgggaggtataacgatacctgacatcaaattatactacaaggctacagtaatcaaaacagcatggtactggcataaaaacagacacatacatcaatggaacagaatggagagcccagaaataaacccatgcctatgaggtcgtttaatctatgacaatatGGAAACAAGAATTAAGAGTGgagtaaaaacagtctattcaataaatggaggggggaaacctggacagacacatgcaaaaaaatgaagctggacaacctccttacaccatctacaagaataaattcaaaatggattaaagacttaaatataagatctgaaacctaaaactcctagaagaaaatataggaagaaactttacagatattACCCGAGTAAGATTCTTACTGATAtgtcccctcgggcaagggaaaagaaaaaataaacatgtgggattacatcaaactaaaaagctttttcacaggaaaggaaaccaccaataaaacaaaaaggtatcctactgaatgggagaacatatttgtcaatgatatatccgataagaagttaatatccaaaatttataaaaaactcactcaactcaactccaaaaaaacaaacaacccaattaaaaaatgggcagaggacacgaagaggcatttttctaaagaggacatacagatggcaaacagacatgaaaaaaatgctcaacctcactaattattagagaaatgcaaataaaaaccacaatgagataccgcctcaCCCCAAAATGggataccacaatgagatacctctcctcaaaatggctatcatcaataaatcaacaaacagcaagtgatggaaaggatgtggagaaaagggaacccttgtgcactgttggtgggattgcagattggtttagtcactatggaaaacagtacggaggtatttcaaaaaactaaaaatggaactaccttaatatccagcaattctactctagGTATATATCTGGAGAAGTCCACAACAATCAGTTCATATGTCCATATtcttttccaccttttttttGACGGATTCCCAGGGCAACACCCAGTATGATGGGCCCTCTCTCTAGCCCCATGTTGTAGGACAGAAGACCTGGGGGCGTGCCAAATTttcagaactatgaaaaaaaaaatgacattgagCATAAGTAAAACATACCCAAGGGAATCAACcccatttcaaaatgtatttgaacATGTTGAATTTCAattacttgtgtttttttttcagataaataagaACAAACTTCACTGAATAATCATGATGCTATGtcagaataaaaacaatgttttgtgGACATCACAATGAGTTCTAGATTCACAGAGGACAATTTTCCTGGGATctaatggaaaggaagaaactaagTGGCGTCAAGGGTAATGGTCTCAGGTGACCACAGAATTCTCTTTGGAATGTACATGAAACAGCTCCAGCCATAAGGAATAGAGAAGACTCTACCTTATCGTTATAAGAAACTTCGTAATTCCAGACATAGAGCAAATACATCACAGTGATTCAAAGGCCAAATGTCTTAAAGACTTATCCCTAAATAATATTACAGAAATAACTGTAGAATACTATGCATGAGCAATGAGTTCCTCATACagcttaatgttttcttctttttaagagaTTGGAAGTAACTCCTCTTTGGCATCAggtgggaattttattttataattttatttaccatGAACATTGTGCTGTGTCTACTAATAACTAAGTAGCTGTGGGTATTAATCGACAGTTAAGAGGTATTGAAAATACCAAGGGTACAGTTGGACAGGAGATAAATGCTATTGTTTTCCTAGTCCTGACATAATTAGCACACAGAAAACAGCAATGAAGTAGGTTAGAAAGCTGCAAGCTGAGAACAGGACTGCAAACTCCAGACCAAAGCGAAGTGTGCCGAGGCGGATCAACTACACACAGCTGACTAAGCAGAAGAGCTCATACAGTGTCATGGGCAACTTGTGAGCAGGTTAGTACTGCTGAGCACCGGTAGGGAAAGTTGGCTATAAACCATGTGATGTTTTAGCAAATGGGAATAGAACTAGCAGGTAGTAGGCACTTATGATCTGATTGATCTATATGCACAGCACTGTAACCCTGCAATGAAGTATATTTAGGGCCATGTTACACAGAGAAAAGTAGTTATCAGGGAGATTAATGTATGTAATTTGTATGTAACAGAAGCAGACCTTGGATTTGAACACAGGCCGCTCTAATTCTGCTCAATCCCCTATTCCATTACAAAATAGACTCCAGTGTAATTCCAGGTCTAACCTCAAGACAAATTAGGTGATTTCATTGTATCAAAGATTTAAGCaggaaagtttaaagaaaaacaagtataaaATCCTTCTGCAATTCTCATATTTCACtcattatttaattgtaaatttcaCTGTAAACCAATGGCAACTTGATTTTTCGTGTGCCcccctatttttcttttgatcaCTCACTATAACCATTTGGTTTCAAAATTATGCAGCTGTGATTTACAAAACAAGCATTCCTTTGGTGTATCTAATATAGCCTCATCAAAAGAACTAagttttcatacacacacacacacacacacacacacacacacgaaggttAGAAACTATttacaaccagaaaaaaaaaaagagcctcgTGAACCtctaattttacataaattttgttaaattttctgtCAGAATTCATACCTATAACTCAATAAAACATACTCCTTTATTTTCCTACCCTCTGGTTAatcatggtctgaaaatattaaatgaaaaattccagaaataaacaatttatgaGTTtaaaattgtgtgccattctgagtagcgtgatgaaatcttgaaCGATCCATTTCTGTCTGgtccaggatgtgaatcatccctttgctCAGTGTATCCGTGGTGTATACGTGCTACTCCCCCCACCAGTTAGTCACTTGgtagctgtcttggttatcagattaaTTGTCACGTATCACCAagtttgtgttcaagtaacccacACATTACTTAATAAAGGCCCCAAAGAGCaaagcagtgatgctggcaatttaaatatgtcaaaagagaagccataaagtgcttccttaactcttatttataagaaaaaacacCGTATATATAAGGTTTAGTACCATTCGCAGTTTCAGGTACCCATTGGAGGTCTCGGAACacatcccccatggataaggggggactactgtatctTTTCTGAAAATTGTAGAAAAGCTGACTTTCATTTGGATTGGTTTGGAAGAAACTTGAATGCACTTTTCCAAAGACTTGGTAATAAGTATTCCCCATTTCTCCACCTTTGAATTTGATTGCCCCATGAGCAAAAATTAAGAGTAGCCAGCAGAAAAATTCTCCAGTTCAGTCTGCTCAGGAATGATGAGTAACATGGGGGCCCCAGGGGGCCCCAGGATGGTCATGGTTTTGATGTATCTCTTGGGAGGTAGCTTGGTTTACTTTGTCCAGTGTTCAGGGTGTGGTGATGGGACAAGAGTCTGCAGGTGGCTTAATATCAAGTAGCCTCAAGTTCCTGTAGGTCTCACTGATATCTCAGAGAAATTAGACATACTAAGTCCACTAGATCTCTCTGCAAAGGTGGGGCACAAATAACTGGAAAACAGGTTTTTCAGGGAAAGAAGTCAATTATGTCTCTTTCTGTCTACAGTGATACATCCCAAGACGCGTGAATTGATCACAAAATGTTGGGCCTGAAAACATCTCCCTCAAACTGTCCCTCAGAGAGTGACTGGAAGTAATGGGAATGATGTCATTTTGACATATTCTCAATCACTAATTCCCTTGAGTATTATAGGGAAAGTAGGATTTATTATCAATACACATGGGAAGAGGAAGTAATAGAATCACAGTTAAGAGTTTCAAAACCTAGACATAACAATTTCtcctgaagtttttcttttcttttcttggacaGATATGCCAGAAATGGATGTCAGGAAGGATATATAATTCTCAAGAAGGCTCCCCTGGTGATCCCAAGACGCTCCTTATTATAGGAGCAGTTATGGCAATCGTGTGTTATTTGATGATACAGAAAATGAAGTATATAGTTTAGACCAGAAAATAACagtctgttttgctttgttccaAAGAAACTACTCCTATGGTTCAGAGGGTGTTTTTTTTCAGAGGGGAGTAtactttattcattaaacaaGTATGTATTAAACGTAGATATGTAGTTATCACATTGCTAAGTGATGTGGCTACGTCCCAATGGGTATTGAAATGCTCTGAAGGAGACACCCAACAACCTTTAGCATATGTCCAAATTAAGTAATGCTacagagagaaaacaatataGTTAGGAAGAATTAGTCAGTGCACCTAAGGAAAAAACCAAGTGAGGCTTCCTGGGACCTGCGGAAGATGCATTCCGTTTATTCATTGAAATCTCAAGACACAAATCCTTATATTTACCAGGTTATACTGCAAGTATGTGGACAAAACAGTAAAATAGCCCTCTGCTCTGACTAGTAAAGAAGTCAGACATGTCAAAAGTGTCATCATAATGCAATCAAATGTGAACCCAGAGTTTACTAACTCAATCAGAATGACTGGGGATGGCTTTCtagggaggtgacatttgaattggGTTTGAAACAAAGATTGTGGTCACAGGAGCACAAAAGGGCAGAAAGAACATTGTAAAGAAACGATGTGTGCAGAGTAGGACAGCCACAAAAGGACATGTCATGCTTGGGGACTGTGGAAATGCTGCCCATATAGAGGAAGTTGGTGGCAGAAGATGGGGGTGGATAGGTAACCTTGAATGCCATGTTAAGCACTTGCATTTGCAGGGACACTTGACTAGTTAAGAGGGTCTTCTCCAGAGTCACTATGCCTGGGTATCAATACCAGCTCTTTCTTTAACAAACTTTATCACCTTCACAAATTAAGATAACTTTCTAAGCCACAGTTTCCTTATCTCAAACGTGTGCACAATATTACTATTTATCTCATAAGGTGTTTACGAAGACACATGAGAGAGGTGTTCTGGACACACTGGCTGTCTTCATATTCTTTGAATATGTCAAGCTCATTCCCACCATGAGATCTTTGTACTAGCTGTTTCTTGTGTCTGTCATCTTTTCCCCCTAAATCTTTAAATGGTGAGCTGCTAACTACATTTCAATCACAAAGTAAGTGTAAGCTCCACCGAAAGGGCTTTCCTCACTCTCCAGTCCCAAGTAGCCACCTAGTCCCTCACTCTCGTATCCCTGTCCTTTAATTCTCTTCATGGCATTTTTCTGTATCTGAGATAGGAGAGGTTATATGTGTCCTATCCCATGTTGTATTTCCCATGCACAGAATTGACTAACACATCACAGTCATTAAATAAACAATTGTGGAATTAATGCATTGGATTTGGATAGTTAATTAAGAAACCTGTACTTTAGTTTCAATTTTTGTAAGATCAGGATTGAAACACCTACTATGTAGAATTGTTGGAAGAAATTTGGTGAGAAAATTCTATCAAACACACAGCATATTGACCAGCATATTTCAGACGTTAAGTAAGTACTGCTTAATTGACATGCCTCCTTGTTTGCCCAGTAATTCAGTACATAAAGAACACACAAACTTTTCAGCTAAaggtatattttcttcttttttcttcaagattTGTGAATCCTATGGCATAATTTCCAGTGTGTCTCTACCATTCTTTCCTAATCGTCAACCCACACCCATGTCTTCTCACTGTTTGCCTTTCCTTCCTTGACAATAGTGCCTGAAACTTAGCCACATGTTATATGGAAAGTTCTTGTGTTACTTTCATGTTGTTATCTCACACACAGAGTGGATGTTTTAAGAACTGATAAAAGTAACCAGAGGATCCTGACTTCTTACAAGAGTTGTGCTGCAAAGCAGCCCTTTCTACCAGTATACCAGTTAGAAAATGTCCTGGAAATTTTCCTGAAAGCTCAAGATGATCAGGACATCATGAACGCAGGTGAGTCACCCAGGACGGAAATGGTCTCTCCAAAACGGTTTTGCCTTCAAGATCTTCCTGAATGTGAGACAGTTATTGGACACCTCCAGGCTTAACTTATTGTCATGGATAGGAAACCAGCACAGATTTCAAAACTGTACATTTATTTCTTAGGTCTACTCAGTGGCATAACTTGTTAGCCAAGCAGCCACTGCTTTCTGAAAATAGCATTACTTTGTAAGAATTTTTAGAagccatttaaaaacaattctccTACTTCTCCTTAAATTGGCATTGAGTCAATCGACATTATTAGGCACTTCTGTATGCCGGGTTATAATCAGATCACATGTGAACATTTTACACCTGTTATTTCTCACACCCTTGTAGGTgagaaaataagcatttatttcatatttcccTCTTTCATGCCAAGTCTGactgcagaagaaagaaaagggtgaTAAATGAGGGGGCTCCAGAATATATTTAGGCGTATTCTATGACAAATATACAGTCTCCTATTGGAATCTTTCTCCTCATCACTCTGGGTCCTGACCTTGAATTCAGCCAGGTGCATTTAACTCCCATTTCTCAGGCTCTCTTGCTCTTGTCCAGGGGCTCTCGATGAAAGCTCAGATGACATcgatgtgttttataattttatcagagTCTTCACCGCAAGAACATCTGCACCTGTGGGAGAAAGTTGCTGAGCCTACTGGATGATGGGCAATCATACTACAGTGAGTGCATTCCTTCTGCTGGGCTTTTCCAGTTTCCCAGACCTGCAGCGTTTCCTCTTTGTAGTCATTTTCTTCTCCCATGTGACTATCCTAGCTGCAAATGTGTCCATAATGGTGGCCATCAAGCTCAATCACAACCTTCATACCGCCATGTACTATTTTCTCTGTGGCCTGTCCTTTTCAGAAACCTGTACAACTCTGGTAATTATCCCCAGAATGCTAGAGGACTTGCTGTCAGACAGCAAGACCATTTCTCTTCCTGAGTGTGCCATAcagatgttttttttctttagcctggGAGCCAACAACTGCTTCATCATGGCTGCCATGTCCTATGACCGGTACACTGCCATTCACAAGCCACTGCACTACCCCCTCTTGATGACCCGAAAGATGTGCTTTCAGCTCATGATGGCCACTTCTGTCACTGGGATTGTGGTGTCGCTGTGCATTGTCCTCATAGTATTCAACTTGTCTTTTTGTGATGCCAGCACTATCCAGCATTTTTTTTGCGACATCACACCTGTGGTCTCCCTTGCCTGTGATTACACCTTTTTCCAGAAAATGGTTCTCCTTGCGTTCAGTGCCTTTGTGCTAGTGGGCAgctttgttttaattatgatttcCTATGTCTTCATTGTGTCCATAGTTGTGAAGATGCCCTCTGCGAAGGGCAGGTATAAGGCCTTCTCCACTTGCTCCTCTCACCTCAGCGTAGTGTGTATACACTATGGATTTGCTGGCTTTATCTATTTGCGGCCCAAAGACAGGGATTCATCCCAGGAAGATATGCTGATGGCTCTGACATATACAGTGCTGACACCTCTGCTTAATCCCGTAGTTTACAgtctaagaaacaaagaaatgcaaatagccCTACGGAGAGTACTAGGCAATGTATGTAGGTTTTTCCCTCACATGGTAAGTAAAAGAGCCCTGAGcacttcttaaaaaattttaaagagcactgataaataaaagtggagaaagtggagtATTTCCAATAAAAATCAGTACTTTATGTACAAAGCAATTAAATCGTGTTCTAATTGCTTGATATGCCCTGGTCTCACTCATTTCCTACTATAAAACCAgatgtagttttaaaatgttttaaaataaaatactaaaaaatgttattacacatatatgtatatatacatattcacacaTATGTAatcatacacacatgcatatgtgtatgtagcAAACATCAAAAATACTTTGGAACactatgttttcataattttggtTGCCTTTGGAGGAGGTagaaaattatactaaaaaaggaaaataagaaagaatgaaagagagggagagacagtgagagagagggaaggagagggaaagagaaggatcGCTAATTAATCAAAAAAGGAGAAAGTACAAACACACAAGTTTAGAgttgaaatgaattgaaaaacCACAATACAGAGAAATTCcaaagaattttgagaaaatatcctttcaactctatttaaaaaaactggaaactagATGGGAATgaatatctggaaaaataaactgaTGAAAGTTACCACAAAAGAAATGGGCATTTTTAATTTACCAAATTCTAGGAATACAGAAAAGTCTGCCAAAGAGCTAATCTTCCCATTCCACAACAAAGGAGTAAGCTAGATGGTTTCACAATTAACTTCAAGtcttcaaaaacaaataattcaaattcTATTTGAGTTAGAGCATAGATAACGACAAATAGCTTGTAATTTATGAAAACCATAGTGGTAGAAGGTGCCATATAGGagcacaccgtgtttccccaaaaataagacctagctggaccatcagctctaatgcgtcttttggagcaaaaactaatacaagacctggtcttattttaatataagatccagtattatattatattatattatattatattatattatattatattatattatattatattatatcacattataccctgtcttatattaaaataagactgggtcttatatactgtactatactatactgtaataccgggtcttatattaatttttgctccaaaggacacattagagctgatggtctagctgggtcttattttcggggaaactcagTAACTGAATCTAATTGAGACCATGTAGTAAGGTTCGCGTGTGGATTGTGGAAGATACAAGATGCTAGAAGGAGGTCTAGGCATCTTGAGGTCACACTGTTTAATAGTACATCCACATGCGAAGTTATCAATGCTGTGGCGGGACTGAGATGGGAAAAGGCTCAAGAGGCCGGCGGTAAAGTCTTCAATACATGAGAAGAAAGAACTGGGTTGTCAGTAAGGGCTCTGATAACTGTGGACGGAAAatgggccacatgttaaacctgacaagctcaggaaactgaaaataaccacataggatggcatgaacataaaaattcttaacGAAGGTGGaatctttagcctgaagcttccttgaCAAGGTCAACtatttaccttaagtgagcctgtctattgtctttttacaCCTAAGAtaacatccttggaatgtcagtcattcctttttccagaccagagcaggaaactacagaattcctcattattattcttgttccCTCATTATCATCTCTATGTGTGGTAAAAAGcaaactattaactatcctgtactcacCTGTGTAAAAGAaatacctgtctctccaatttacttttactttttttactctccaatttacttttatctaaTCCCCGAGATTTCctcgctttgctttctcccacccccttaatctaccaccaatggatttcatgtaaccttcctcctttgatcctaagtataaaataatctgcaaactgccattttgtggagcattttctcaatctgttgagattttgcttcccagcaattgttgtcagtttggcttaaataaactcttaaaagctttttcttaggctggatgtttttttgtCGACATTACAATGGTATATTGTTTCATAGCTGGATAATATTGGGGTCAGTTAGTAAATTATTTTGTCATGAagatgagacaggttagttagcatgctGCTAGGTAGACGAGGgaggggggtccctggtggaataaataaaaaagcagcctgtcatgtggggcggcctgtggggtctctgctcccgctccccacataagaacacaggacatggtgaggccaaaaaggaacacccacggagccataggtaggggagtcataccactatagtctcactggaggctggattcacacgacgtgcgaccttgctgtctgctttgctgccaaccgactgactcctcgactcccctcgactctCTCTCCATCACAGCcgcgcagcagttatatcagtggccattggctaaccagccacaggtgacggccaactagccacagccgacggccatctactacccaagccagcacccctccacatgaggccgagagcctggaaactgctctcctggctctgtccccacacagccatatcctgaaactccaggtcctggaatgtctccttctctccaggacagagacatgagaatccaccttgaggttaataaataatctcaaatcccttctggccggacaaaggagcagatctgatagaagGAACGGGTTagttgttaatcccttcaggacgggcaaacaggacaaacctgatagatgaattctgttagaaggctccagcccccttccccaaacaggcagggGAAAGTAcaaaagtaaaagccttttgccttagccagTGGGCACCCTCATTCGGGACGCCCTCCCGCTCGGGGCTGCAACCTCTTctctgcctctaataaactatcttcctttacaactttttgcctctccctgggccgtgtgtccattcttcggcttcacgagacacgatcccggcccacacccagaaactgtcggcagatccaacatcatttacatcatttggggactcacagaaaaatagtCCTACTTCAAAGATTGCAAATAAATGATTTAGAAATATGGTAAGGAGCCAGGAGAATGTCAAGATTCTGTGCTGGTGTCCCAGAATAGGGGAGTCGGCAAATTCTCTTCAATAGAGCCGAGAAGTAGATGTGCTGTTCTTGGACAACCAGGGTTAGTCAAGATGAAGAGGGAGAGAATGTACTTTGTTAAAAGTTGATGGGTGGAATAGAGAGAAGACCCCAGAATTAAAGTAAAACGTGTTAGGAGAAAGCCCAGCAAATAAAAAGGATCCCaaagagaggaagcagagctgTGCTGGAGGGAATGCAGGAGAGGAGAGCAGCCTAAGGGCCTATAACTGGGCTTCTTATCACAGCTTCATTGATTAC from Rhinolophus ferrumequinum isolate MPI-CBG mRhiFer1 chromosome 11, mRhiFer1_v1.p, whole genome shotgun sequence encodes the following:
- the LOC117029684 gene encoding olfactory receptor 10T2-like, producing MGNHTTVSAFLLLGFSSFPDLQRFLFVVIFFSHVTILAANVSIMVAIKLNHNLHTAMYYFLCGLSFSETCTTLVIIPRMLEDLLSDSKTISLPECAIQMFFFFSLGANNCFIMAAMSYDRYTAIHKPLHYPLLMTRKMCFQLMMATSVTGIVVSLCIVLIVFNLSFCDASTIQHFFCDITPVVSLACDYTFFQKMVLLAFSAFVLVGSFVLIMISYVFIVSIVVKMPSAKGRYKAFSTCSSHLSVVCIHYGFAGFIYLRPKDRDSSQEDMLMALTYTVLTPLLNPVVYSLRNKEMQIALRRVLGNVCRFFPHMVSKRALSTS